In Danaus plexippus chromosome 28, MEX_DaPlex, whole genome shotgun sequence, a genomic segment contains:
- the LOC116776411 gene encoding uncharacterized protein LOC116776411 isoform X1, whose protein sequence is MHLIVISFMTFCFAFPPIIAEDVNYQACVDKYSRKGYQPWQEWSDHYTCHRYRCEIRDGKYFIAAVGCRKPKIPENALECHEYIEDENVEFPTCCARLRCVVEVNGERIVQTRGQPGELFPDKPWKGQQNEPNPVVGMGVQNTGEPQTQPPGIFNRGAGKPTDGSDISGRRYVDPYPSQQLQDSPRKKRSTIYPLFDRGAPRDARYQPHQVKIHGYSPERYTSYFPNSVKGLSNPKLHINMS, encoded by the exons atgcatttGATAGTCATATCTTTTATGACTTTTTGTTTCGCGTTCCCGCCAATAATAGCCGAAGACGTTAATT ATCAAGCATGTGTGGACAAATATTCTAGAAAAGGTTACCAGCCGTGGCAGGAGTGGTCGGACCACTATACTTGCCACCGCTACCGATGTGAGATAAGAGatggaaaatatttcatagctGCCGTCGG TTGTCGTAAGCCGAAGATACCCGAGAACGCTCTGGAATGCCACGAATACATCGAAGATGAGAATGTTG AATTCCCGACGTGCTGTGCTCGGTTGAGATGCGTCGTTGAAGTGAACGGCGAGAGGATCGTCCAAACGAGAGGCCAGCCGGGAGAACTCTTCCCTGATAA GCCATGGAAGGGCCAGCAGAACGAACCCAACCCTGTAGTCGGCATGGGCGTCCAGAACACAGGGGAGCCTCAGACACAACCACCCGGCATCTTCAACAGAGGCGCAGGCAAGCCAA CGGATGGCAGCGACATTAGCGGTCGGAGATACGTCGATCCCTATCCCAGTCAGCAGCTCCAGGACTCCCCAAGAAAAAAACGCTCTACTATTTATCCCTTATTCGACAGGGGAGCGCCGCGGGACGCACGTTATCAACCCCACCAAGTCAAAATCCATGGTTATTCACCGGAAAGATATACCTCATATTTCCCTAACAGTGTAAAAGGATTGTCCAACCCTAAATTGCACATCAACATGTCTTAA
- the LOC116776411 gene encoding uncharacterized protein LOC116776411 isoform X3 — protein sequence MHLIVISFMTFCFAFPPIIAEDVNYQACVDKYSRKGYQPWQEWSDHYTCHRYRCEIRDGKYFIAAVGCRKPKIPENALECHEYIEDENVEFPTCCARLRCVVEVNGERIVQTRGQPGELFPDKPWKGQQNEPNPVVGMGVQNTGEPQTQPPGIFNRGAADGSDISGRRYVDPYPSQQLQDSPRKKRSTIYPLFDRGAPRDARYQPHQVKIHGYSPERYTSYFPNSVKGLSNPKLHINMS from the exons atgcatttGATAGTCATATCTTTTATGACTTTTTGTTTCGCGTTCCCGCCAATAATAGCCGAAGACGTTAATT ATCAAGCATGTGTGGACAAATATTCTAGAAAAGGTTACCAGCCGTGGCAGGAGTGGTCGGACCACTATACTTGCCACCGCTACCGATGTGAGATAAGAGatggaaaatatttcatagctGCCGTCGG TTGTCGTAAGCCGAAGATACCCGAGAACGCTCTGGAATGCCACGAATACATCGAAGATGAGAATGTTG AATTCCCGACGTGCTGTGCTCGGTTGAGATGCGTCGTTGAAGTGAACGGCGAGAGGATCGTCCAAACGAGAGGCCAGCCGGGAGAACTCTTCCCTGATAA GCCATGGAAGGGCCAGCAGAACGAACCCAACCCTGTAGTCGGCATGGGCGTCCAGAACACAGGGGAGCCTCAGACACAACCACCCGGCATCTTCAACAGAGGCGCAG CGGATGGCAGCGACATTAGCGGTCGGAGATACGTCGATCCCTATCCCAGTCAGCAGCTCCAGGACTCCCCAAGAAAAAAACGCTCTACTATTTATCCCTTATTCGACAGGGGAGCGCCGCGGGACGCACGTTATCAACCCCACCAAGTCAAAATCCATGGTTATTCACCGGAAAGATATACCTCATATTTCCCTAACAGTGTAAAAGGATTGTCCAACCCTAAATTGCACATCAACATGTCTTAA
- the LOC116776411 gene encoding uncharacterized protein LOC116776411 isoform X5, whose product MHLIVISFMTFCFAFPPIIAEDVNYQACVDKYSRKGYQPWQEWSDHYTCHRYRCEIRDGKYFIAAVGCRKPKIPENALECHEYIEDENVEFPTCCARLRCVVEVNGERIVQTRGQPGELFPDKPWKGQQNEPNPVVGMGVQNTGEPQTQPPGIFNRGAGKPSNMLDSGWQRH is encoded by the exons atgcatttGATAGTCATATCTTTTATGACTTTTTGTTTCGCGTTCCCGCCAATAATAGCCGAAGACGTTAATT ATCAAGCATGTGTGGACAAATATTCTAGAAAAGGTTACCAGCCGTGGCAGGAGTGGTCGGACCACTATACTTGCCACCGCTACCGATGTGAGATAAGAGatggaaaatatttcatagctGCCGTCGG TTGTCGTAAGCCGAAGATACCCGAGAACGCTCTGGAATGCCACGAATACATCGAAGATGAGAATGTTG AATTCCCGACGTGCTGTGCTCGGTTGAGATGCGTCGTTGAAGTGAACGGCGAGAGGATCGTCCAAACGAGAGGCCAGCCGGGAGAACTCTTCCCTGATAA GCCATGGAAGGGCCAGCAGAACGAACCCAACCCTGTAGTCGGCATGGGCGTCCAGAACACAGGGGAGCCTCAGACACAACCACCCGGCATCTTCAACAGAGGCGCAGGCAAGCCAAGTAATATGTTAGACAG CGGATGGCAGCGACATTAG
- the LOC116776411 gene encoding uncharacterized protein LOC116776411 isoform X2, translated as MHLIVISFMTFCFAFPPIIAEDVNYQACVDKYSRKGYQPWQEWSDHYTCHRYRCEIRDGKYFIAAVGCRKPKIPENALECHEYIEDENVEFPTCCARLRCVVEVNGERIVQTRGQPGELFPDKPWKGQQNEPNPVVGMGVQNTGEPQTQPPGIFNRGAGKPSNMLDSERYSRQRMAATLAVGDTSIPIPVSSSRTPQEKNALLFIPYSTGERRGTHVINPTKSKSMVIHRKDIPHISLTV; from the exons atgcatttGATAGTCATATCTTTTATGACTTTTTGTTTCGCGTTCCCGCCAATAATAGCCGAAGACGTTAATT ATCAAGCATGTGTGGACAAATATTCTAGAAAAGGTTACCAGCCGTGGCAGGAGTGGTCGGACCACTATACTTGCCACCGCTACCGATGTGAGATAAGAGatggaaaatatttcatagctGCCGTCGG TTGTCGTAAGCCGAAGATACCCGAGAACGCTCTGGAATGCCACGAATACATCGAAGATGAGAATGTTG AATTCCCGACGTGCTGTGCTCGGTTGAGATGCGTCGTTGAAGTGAACGGCGAGAGGATCGTCCAAACGAGAGGCCAGCCGGGAGAACTCTTCCCTGATAA GCCATGGAAGGGCCAGCAGAACGAACCCAACCCTGTAGTCGGCATGGGCGTCCAGAACACAGGGGAGCCTCAGACACAACCACCCGGCATCTTCAACAGAGGCGCAGGCAAGCCAAGTAATATGTTAGACAG CGAACGATATTCCCGACAGCGGATGGCAGCGACATTAGCGGTCGGAGATACGTCGATCCCTATCCCAGTCAGCAGCTCCAGGACTCCCCAAGAAAAAAACGCTCTACTATTTATCCCTTATTCGACAGGGGAGCGCCGCGGGACGCACGTTATCAACCCCACCAAGTCAAAATCCATGGTTATTCACCGGAAAGATATACCTCATATTTCCCTAACAGTGTAA
- the LOC116776411 gene encoding uncharacterized protein LOC116776411 isoform X6 encodes MHLIVISFMTFCFAFPPIIAEDVNYQACVDKYSRKGYQPWQEWSDHYTCHRYRCEIRDGKYFIAAVGCRKPKIPENALECHEYIEDENVEFPTCCARLRCVVEVNGERIVQTRGQPGELFPDKPWKGQQNEPNPVVGMGVQNTGEPQTQPPGIFNRGAANDIPDSGWQRH; translated from the exons atgcatttGATAGTCATATCTTTTATGACTTTTTGTTTCGCGTTCCCGCCAATAATAGCCGAAGACGTTAATT ATCAAGCATGTGTGGACAAATATTCTAGAAAAGGTTACCAGCCGTGGCAGGAGTGGTCGGACCACTATACTTGCCACCGCTACCGATGTGAGATAAGAGatggaaaatatttcatagctGCCGTCGG TTGTCGTAAGCCGAAGATACCCGAGAACGCTCTGGAATGCCACGAATACATCGAAGATGAGAATGTTG AATTCCCGACGTGCTGTGCTCGGTTGAGATGCGTCGTTGAAGTGAACGGCGAGAGGATCGTCCAAACGAGAGGCCAGCCGGGAGAACTCTTCCCTGATAA GCCATGGAAGGGCCAGCAGAACGAACCCAACCCTGTAGTCGGCATGGGCGTCCAGAACACAGGGGAGCCTCAGACACAACCACCCGGCATCTTCAACAGAGGCGCAG CGAACGATATTCCCGACAGCGGATGGCAGCGACATTAG
- the LOC116776411 gene encoding uncharacterized protein LOC116776411 isoform X4, translating to MHLIVISFMTFCFAFPPIIAEDVNYQACVDKYSRKGYQPWQEWSDHYTCHRYRCEIRDGKYFIAAVGCRKPKIPENALECHEYIEDENVEFPTCCARLRCVVEVNGERIVQTRGQPGELFPDKPWKGQQNEPNPVVGMGVQNTGEPQTQPPGIFNRGAGKPTNDIPDSGWQRH from the exons atgcatttGATAGTCATATCTTTTATGACTTTTTGTTTCGCGTTCCCGCCAATAATAGCCGAAGACGTTAATT ATCAAGCATGTGTGGACAAATATTCTAGAAAAGGTTACCAGCCGTGGCAGGAGTGGTCGGACCACTATACTTGCCACCGCTACCGATGTGAGATAAGAGatggaaaatatttcatagctGCCGTCGG TTGTCGTAAGCCGAAGATACCCGAGAACGCTCTGGAATGCCACGAATACATCGAAGATGAGAATGTTG AATTCCCGACGTGCTGTGCTCGGTTGAGATGCGTCGTTGAAGTGAACGGCGAGAGGATCGTCCAAACGAGAGGCCAGCCGGGAGAACTCTTCCCTGATAA GCCATGGAAGGGCCAGCAGAACGAACCCAACCCTGTAGTCGGCATGGGCGTCCAGAACACAGGGGAGCCTCAGACACAACCACCCGGCATCTTCAACAGAGGCGCAGGCAAGCCAA CGAACGATATTCCCGACAGCGGATGGCAGCGACATTAG